Part of the Oncorhynchus nerka isolate Pitt River linkage group LG14, Oner_Uvic_2.0, whole genome shotgun sequence genome is shown below.
TGACCTGTTTTTAAAGGCTACATCAAATGCTGCTCACCAGTCGGTTACATAGCAAATCAGCTTACCAATAACAGAGCGATGGTATGCTTGTTGAATAATCAAACAAAAACAATCTAGCATCTCAACAGAAGTGGAAGTGAAAGTATCTACCTATTTCTCGAACTGCCACGTGCGAGACAGGAAAGCCACTTTTGAACAACAGTTTTAGTAAAATCattgttgattgattgattttttttTGATCGATAAAAAAACAACTTACAAACTTCACACCGAGACAGTAACTTAGGAAAAACAAATCGCACCCTTGCAAAAAAGTATCTATAGGGAGGGCACATGTAATGGATTGTCCTGTGCATGGTTTGTGAATGTCCTATGCAATGTCCTGCAAAtgtcctgtatatatcctgtggGATGTCCCCCGGGTAATTGCTACAGAGTGTTACAGCTGGTGGATGAAACCATGTGCACAATTACCTCTCTCCCCACTTCCTGTTTTTAAAATCCCTACCGGTCAAACAATAATAACTGTTTAATCTCTGTTAAGGTTACACTTAAGAGCTGAGAGGGCTCCTCTGCACCCAGGGGACTATTAGCAAGAAGGAAGGATCTTCTAAGTAATCGTAATACGTTATCTTGATATCGCTAAATTATAGGAATCTTCTTTTTCCTAACTTCAATAATCACTCTGATTATAGTGTCAGAGATCAATTTGGATATAGGTGGTTCTGGATTCTCTTCCAAAGTAACAAGATTTTCACCCCTTTTGAAATGAACCAAACATAGTGGTTCTTCGGCAATGGCGCAAAGGAACAATGGTGGATTTGAAATCGCCGAGCTGATAGTCTCAACACAGCAGTTCCCTGTGTCTGAGTCTTCTGAGGAGGGGTTGGTTGGAGGTGTTCAAGGGCAGTGTTGGGGCTTTGTGGGTATTTCCTGTTGCCGCCACTCCTCTGGGAGGGTCTTTCTGCTGGGGTGAGTCTGGGGCTTGGAATGGACACCTGAAGGCCCAGCGGGAGTGCCGTGCTAGatgcaggaaggagagagatacgTAAGAGATTACTCTGATGCATCGCAAACACGCATACATGCACACGAGCTCAcgcacgtagacacacacacattcatgtgcAAGGACAGGCAAgtgataataaaaataaaaacagtctATTGTATGTCAGAAATGGCTGTATGGTCATCTCAAAATAGATGAATTAAAGCCTCTGTTCTGTACATAGTGTGCTTACCATGGTAACGTAGATGCCCTCTCCTCTAGAGGGTGTGGGAGGGGGCGGGGCCCTGAGCCTCTGGAGCGTGACATAGCAGTTTGTGTCCTGTGGTCGTGTTAGAGTGAGCAGGTACAGTCCGTGTTACAGAGGGAAATGTTACACAGCTGGGAAATGGGTGAAGACACCAGTGCAGCACATAGGGATGGGTTATCATTGGTTAATTCATTGACTGCGAGGGAAGCAGGGAGAcgaagtgagggagagagagactcagccGATGAGTGTTACCTGAGTTTTTGCATGCGGGTTTGTGTGTTTGCATTAATTGCTTGTAATGTTATTGTTtgcatgtgttttttttttttttttacataacatttatttatctaggcaagtcagttaagaacagttaCCTTGTTTCCATTGGCTTCCCGTGTGTCTTCTCCGCGTGTTACGTTCACCTGGATGTCACTGAAAGAGCATACCAAATTTTTTTTAGCTTTCATTGGTTTTTGTATAGCATTTCATGTCTCCAATATATTTGTCTTATTTATCTCTGCCTCTAAAATAGGCATATCttgtacatgtttttttttactctgctctctccctgtcttctcctttCTCTCATGTCCACCTGCTGGTCTCTCTTAGCATTATCTCACCACTTGTCGTTTTGTTGCCGCTGTGACCTCCTCCGACAAACGCATATTCCCACTGTGACTCCGCCCACCAGGAAGAGTGAAAAAAGCACGCAGCAGAGAGGCAACAGCCAATCAGGATGGTTTACACCAGGTTTATGGAGGTCTCCTGGGAAACTCCTGTGCTGCCCTGGGAAAATCAAGGTGTAAAGACGAAAGATAAATCTGTCAACCTGATTTGTATAGCCCAACTCCTTTTTCAGCATATAcacatagatttttttttttacatataatTGTTTTTAATGCTTGCTTAGCAAGTCCAGTTGTTATCGTTCAAGATAAAGTATGTACCTGATCtctccaccactgtgacctgtgtgTGACTCTCATGGATGTCTGAAAAGCCATGTGGAGAACGCAGGCGACACAGGTAGGTGCCACTACGTTGGACTGTCACCGACAGCAGCAGGAGCGAGAAGTCACCTTCAGAGATGTTCCCAACCAGAGACACTCTGGGTTCAACGGTGACAGTTTGGTTATGGTAGTGGTATATGAGATGGTGCCGGGCTTTATCCATTGAGCCCTGTTATTGTGAATTTTTTGGTGCTGAAGATTAGTACAAATACAAATAGTACTGAACATATACTacatatctacagttgaagtcagaagtttacatacaccttagccaaatacatttaaactccgtttttcacaattcctgacatttaatcttgtaaaaatccctgttttttttaaatgtattttacctttattcaactagTTAACTGTTATTTAACTGTTATTTAACTGTTATTCAacttattattttcaatgatggcctaggaacagtgggttaactgccttgtcttaggtcagttaggatcaactttttattttaagaatgtaaaatgtcagaatagtagagggaatgatttatttcagcgtttatttctttcatcacattcccactgggtcagaagtttacatgcactcaattagtacttgttagcattgcctttaaatagtttaacttgggtcaaacgtttcgggtggccttccacaagcttcccacaataagttgggtgatttttggcccattcctcctgacagagcaggtgtaactgagtcaggattgtaggcctccttgctcgca
Proteins encoded:
- the LOC115141531 gene encoding uncharacterized protein LOC115141531, whose protein sequence is MDKARHHLIYHYHNQTVTVEPRVSLVGNISEGDFSLLLLSVTVQRSGTYLCRLRSPHGFSDIHESHTQVTVVERSGQHRSFPGDLHKPGVNHPDWLLPLCCVLFSLFLVGGVTVGICVCRRRSQRQQNDKCDIQVNVTRGEDTREANGNKDTNCYVTLQRLRAPPPPTPSRGEGIYVTMHGTPAGPSGVHSKPQTHPSRKTLPEEWRQQEIPTKPQHCP